One segment of Candidatus Bathyarchaeota archaeon DNA contains the following:
- a CDS encoding Gfo/Idh/MocA family oxidoreductase, which translates to MLRLGIAGCGTVTRMFHLRAIGEVKEFAIAALVDKDRERLEGTLRSCRAWRGYVDYMEFLSDPEVDIVVINTPPGCHEEMAIQALRAGKHVLCEKPLATSLEGALNIKSVRDETRLVVLPVHNYSFTPCWEVARDLSHDGVIGDVERVLIRLGNNLRLYRPKTGFRFEEDYGIIEDFLPHILPLVHEVAGVVEEVEDVNGWREIYNVVDNMRLSFRTDRGVEVEGFMSWTRLIPQFKVEVVGSEGVIKVDLFRAPYNLILESENNKKKISMRRGLGQYLDLLRAKHPSFVGQYLHLYKVIIGEEEPRIDLEDEIEMIKVMEKIENISKENKL; encoded by the coding sequence ATGCTTCGCCTAGGGATCGCGGGCTGCGGCACAGTCACAAGGATGTTCCATCTCAGGGCGATAGGGGAGGTTAAAGAGTTCGCCATAGCGGCCCTAGTTGATAAAGACAGGGAGAGGCTTGAAGGCACCTTGAGGAGCTGTAGGGCTTGGAGGGGATATGTAGACTACATGGAGTTCCTCTCAGACCCCGAGGTCGACATTGTGGTGATCAACACCCCTCCGGGGTGCCATGAGGAGATGGCCATCCAAGCCTTGAGAGCCGGGAAACACGTCCTATGCGAGAAGCCCCTGGCCACAAGTTTAGAGGGAGCCCTAAATATAAAGTCGGTTAGAGATGAGACTCGACTAGTCGTCCTCCCAGTTCACAACTACTCCTTCACCCCTTGCTGGGAGGTGGCTAGGGACCTGTCTCATGATGGAGTAATAGGCGATGTGGAGAGGGTCCTCATAAGGCTTGGGAACAATCTGAGATTATATCGTCCCAAAACTGGGTTCAGATTCGAGGAGGACTATGGGATAATAGAGGATTTCCTCCCTCACATCCTCCCCCTAGTCCATGAGGTCGCCGGAGTGGTTGAGGAGGTGGAGGATGTCAATGGCTGGAGAGAAATTTATAACGTCGTTGATAACATGAGGCTTTCTTTTAGGACGGATAGGGGGGTTGAGGTCGAGGGCTTTATGAGCTGGACGAGGCTTATACCCCAGTTCAAGGTGGAGGTTGTAGGCTCTGAGGGGGTTATAAAGGTAGACCTGTTTAGAGCACCATATAACCTTATATTAGAATCCGAAAATAACAAGAAGAAGATCTCCATGAGAAGGGGGTTAGGTCAGTATCTCGATCTTCTAAGGGCGAAGCATCCATCCTTCGTTGGTCAGTATCTTCATCTATATAAAGTGATAATCGGAGAAGAAGAGCCGAGAATAGATCTTGAGGATGAGATAGAGATGATAAAGGTTATGGAGAAGATCGAAAATATTTCCAAGGAGAATAAATTATAA
- a CDS encoding flippase-like domain-containing protein, with product MQWYEVLGKRPRLIFLAAGLVLFAFYLALSNPFSILLEVGKFHIEPFIMAVAVNNLGLLLFAFSWYIILRSMETDLKLWEAIRVTFVSFFVVWLIPIPNGSEIIRAYLISRKGNPEFGKAVASVVIHKSMYNISFGALIASSAILVLVNKREIPVNNLLILFVVVYAAASSLIFMALLSPRFLRWLHDHMPEGVMRLIAVDPKGIGEVGDRIQRFIGEIEDAVSSLKSRIVQNILALAMVALHWSSGSIATYLVALSLGQRLDVAEVFLVYAVVEFIQQLNIIIPGGVGVIDAGLTGALVLIGSPIQVASAISLLTRLVTYWLEILLSSLFSFHYGYREALRDYLPNAYG from the coding sequence TTGCAGTGGTATGAGGTGCTGGGTAAGAGGCCCCGCCTGATTTTCCTAGCTGCAGGATTGGTCCTCTTCGCTTTCTACCTAGCGCTTTCCAACCCGTTCAGCATCCTCTTAGAGGTTGGCAAGTTCCACATAGAGCCCTTTATCATGGCTGTGGCAGTGAATAACTTAGGCCTACTGCTCTTCGCCTTCTCTTGGTATATCATCCTCAGGAGCATGGAGACCGACCTCAAACTATGGGAGGCAATAAGGGTAACCTTCGTCAGCTTTTTTGTCGTCTGGCTGATCCCCATTCCCAACGGCTCGGAGATAATAAGGGCCTACCTAATCAGCAGGAAGGGGAACCCTGAGTTTGGTAAGGCTGTAGCCTCTGTAGTTATCCACAAATCTATGTACAATATATCCTTCGGGGCCTTGATAGCCTCCTCGGCAATCCTCGTATTAGTTAATAAGAGGGAGATACCAGTGAACAACCTACTCATCCTCTTCGTCGTTGTCTATGCCGCTGCCTCAAGCCTCATATTCATGGCCCTTCTCTCACCAAGATTCCTAAGGTGGCTTCACGACCACATGCCAGAGGGGGTAATGAGGCTAATCGCCGTGGACCCAAAAGGGATTGGAGAAGTTGGGGATCGCATTCAAAGGTTTATAGGTGAGATCGAGGATGCTGTTAGCTCCTTGAAGTCCAGAATCGTCCAAAACATCCTGGCTCTTGCCATGGTCGCCCTGCATTGGAGTTCAGGCTCTATCGCCACATACCTAGTTGCCCTCTCACTTGGGCAGAGGCTGGATGTTGCGGAGGTCTTCCTAGTCTACGCTGTTGTCGAGTTCATCCAGCAGCTTAACATCATAATACCTGGAGGGGTGGGAGTGATAGACGCCGGCCTCACGGGGGCCCTTGTCCTAATTGGGTCTCCAATACAAGTAGCCTCGGCTATATCCCTTCTGACGAGGCTCGTAACCTACTGGCTCGAGATCCTACTCTCCTCCCTCTTCAGCTTCCACTATGGATATAGAGAGGCCCTAAGGGATTACCTTCCCAACGCTTACGGCTAA